A segment of the Zingiber officinale cultivar Zhangliang chromosome 8B, Zo_v1.1, whole genome shotgun sequence genome:
tataagaatctgttggtaatataacaaattatataaaatatcAATATATAATCCATAATTAGTAAGGTTTTTGCATTCAAAGAGTCGAAGTATAGAAAAAAGAAAttctacctttcaaatggatacatccaccgaaaatgGGCAGGTCCTTcaactttggcctcatatgacaagtgaaccaaaagatgttcAATAGAATaaaaaaagagggtggaaatatcctatccaaattgcacaaaatgattggaatgtctctatctaacttcttcatgtgtgaacgtctcaaaactgttgagcaaattAAGGAtaaggatatatttatgatcaggagaaaattagaaactcatagaCTCTTGTTTCTTGAAATTCTTACATCTGTAGGTCTATATTTTAGGTGTtagacacatattcaaacatgcgttGAATATTAACATACCTAATTAAtagtaaactatctatgtttcactaaatatggacgtAGAGATgttggaatttcatgaaacaagtttctatgggttcctaattttctcatgatcttgaaaatatcttcatccataattttaacctaatatattgagtgtggtgatttttttaacatgattatgacctaatttgtgttaaaaaatcaccacactcaatatattaggttaaaattttggATTATGGTATTTTCATGATGaggagaaaattagaaacccatagaaatttgtttcattaaattctgaCATCTCTATGTCCATATTTGaggcttccgaatgatttttctattttttttagttttttttaaatctgggacgaattcctggattcattccaaaatttggggcgaatccaggattcgccccagatttaaaaaaaaataaagaaaaatcatTCAGAAACctcaaatatggacctagagatgttagaatttcatgaaacaagtttttatggttcctaattttctcatgattttaaaaatatcttcatctataattttaatctaatatattaagtgtggtgatttttttaacacaattatgacctaattcatgttaaaaaattatgacactcaatatattaggttaaaattatggattatGGTATTTTCATTATGAGGAGAAAATTAGGAacttatagaaacttgtttcatgaaattcctaCATCTCTAAAATTATATTTGAGGTTTCCaaatgatttttctatttttttatttttttgaaatctaggacgaatccaggattcgtcccaaattttttttaaaaaaaatcattcggATGCCCCaaatatggatctagagatgttagaatttcatgaaacaatttctatgggtttctaattttctcgtgatcttaaaaatatcttcatccataattttaacctaatatattgagtgtggtgatttttttaacatgattatgatataattcatgttaaaaaatcatcacaatcaatatattaggttaaaattctggaTTATGGTATTTtcatgatgagaagaaaattaggaacctatagaaacttgtttcatgaaattctaagatctctaggtccatatttgagGCTTCCGAAtgattattctatttttttatttttttttaaagtggaCGAATCtaagattcgtcccagaatttgggacaaattcctggattcgtcccaaattttgggatgaatattGGATtagtcccaaattttgggacgaatcttgaattcgtcccaaattttaaaaaaataataaaaaaagaaaaatcattcggaagccccaaatatggacctagagatctcagaatttcatgaaacaaatttctataggTTTCTAATTTTGTATCGATCATTAATATGTccccatccataattttaacctaatatattttgtgtggtgatttttttgacccaaatttgacctaattcaggttaaaaaatcatcacactcaaaatattaggtcaaaattatagtTGAGGACATTTTTATGATCAAGAGAATGAtacgaatacatagaaacttttatcataaaattttgatgtctctagatccatatttaaAGCTTCcgattattttttcattttttttagaaCATTtcgattctgggacgaatcatggattcatcccaaaattgggGGCGAACCCAAGTTCGTTCCCAAAATtgaggacgaatccaggatttgtcccagaattagggaggaatatatatatttttttaatatttttaaaaaaatttgaatctgggacgaattctggattcatcccagattttgagAAGAATCCTAGATTCATTCCAGAATCTgtgacgaatccagaattcgtcctagaatctgggacgaattttgtgacGAAAATAGTTTTTGTTGggaatttgcgacgaaaatattTTGTTGCAGATTGCGTTGCTAATTTGGGTCGAAATTTGTTTTTGTCATCAAACTTATTgcgattttgggacgaaaaatatTTGTCCCAAATTTTCATCCCTAAATCattgttttttttgtagtgttgaaTATCTCGCTTCATGTATTAATTGGTGATGGGATGTTTGTTATACACTGTCAAAGGAAATGTCACATCATCATATCTCAATTGTATTTGTATAATCATACTGCTTCACGTGTTCTGTACGACATATTATCCCACATGTTAGGTTTATCTTAGTGTTGGCACAAGCCTATAAGGTATATAATTAATTGGACCAAAGGGTTTGGCTCGCTAAGGAGGATTGAGTTGAGTTGTGAGAGATGAGACGAATGGTGTAGGCTTGTCTAGTCGGTGAAACTAAACGGGGCGTTGAGTTAGAAGGGTCAAATGGAGCTGAGTGAGAGACATTGGCCTTTAAAGGTAATTTTTTATGTCTGTTCATTTGAGAGAGTCAGGAGAACTTAATTAACTAAGTAGAGCAGGTGGTCAGGAGAGTTGTGCCCCTGAGTCGAGATGACCAACTAAAGCGGTCAAGAGAGTTGTGCCCCTGGAGTCGAGATGACCAACTAAAGCCGTCGGGAAGTTGAGCTGACCAAGAGGGGTGGGTTATCGTGGAGTTCAACCCTTGAAATCGGATGAGTTGATTTAGAATAGTCGAGGGAGTTGAATCTCAGGAGTCGAATGAATTGATCTAGAGGAGTCAGGGGAGTTAAGTCCCGGGAGTTGGATGGATTAATCAAGAGGAGTCGAGAAACTAATCCGACCAACCACCCCCTTTGACAAGACATACACCTTGGCGAGACCTTTGATCAATCCAAGTACACATGATAATTATATGATTAATCCCGGTATCAATGCTATTAGCAATATTGCTAGCTCATTGGTCAGAATCATATTTATATCCACCAAACCATGTAAGACTTTGATGCTTCTCCCAATTAAGAAATATTTCTCCAGTAATtaattatccttttaattttctcgAACGACAATCATGGATAATCAATAGAAGAAGCACCATGGTGAGTCATGAGTCCTCGACAGAACACTTTACCATCCACGAGCATAAGAGTACTTGGCTTTTTGCTCAAGAAGTTGGAGAGTTACTTGATAAGGTTACTGAAGAGAATCAGTACATGGAGAGAAAGAAGCAGTATACTACACACACAAGTTCATCTGCACACTGTGTGCTTTTCCCCCTAACTAGCTAGAACTATCATCGCCCAAAGGAAATTTAGATTCTGCTCCACTCATATAGCTTTTTAACATGTCGTACAACTCGTCCATGCTCCACAAGCTTTGATCCGGAACGTCGTTTTTGCTCCAAGTAGTGTGTGCCGAGACGGAACAGGTGGCCGGTGATGCAGACATGGGCGCTAAATTCCATGGGTCTACATCGTAGGCTTTGTTCACGGAGCAGTAGCCTCCTCCACTAGAAATCATGACCGGGTCAGACCGAGGTGTCATTTCGTCGAACATGTTGTGCTCTGTGAGCGGAACACCGCCGGAGACCAGGTCTTCCGACGAGGGGACTTGGTATAATTGCTGGGCGGTGGCAGAGTTCATCCAGTAGCTGCGCACCGCGTCGCGGAACAGCGCGCTGTTGGCGTCCACCTTGAGCTGCCGCGCCTGCTTCTGCACGCGCGTTCTCCAGTAGTTCTTGATCTCGTTGTCTGTTCTCCCCGGCAGATGTTGCGCGATTCTCGACCATCTGCTCACACGCACAAATATAAGCATATCCGTCCATGAACGATTCATAAAAACTGGAAACTGACAAAGGAAATGCACATACCTGTTTCCCCATTTCGAGTGGAGGTCGAGGATGAGGAGTTGTTCTTCAGGGGAGAGATTGCCTCTCTTTATATCAGGCTTCAGATAGTTCAACCACCTCAGCCGACAGCTCTTCcctgttctcttcaaacctatatatatatacagtccTATCAGGAGATTAGATTGATCAAATTAGATCGTGCATGGATAAATGGTACGTACCAGAGGACCTAGCTAGGAGATTCCAGCGGCCTTCGCCATGGCAGGCGATGTAGTGGATGAGGAGAGTGTCCTCGTCTAGCGTCCAAGGCCCTCTCCTAAGCTCCACCATCCCCTCACATTTGGAGGTAGAAGCTAGTGATTTCCCTTCAGTAATACTCATATCGTTCGTTGCTGCTGTTCTTGGGAAGGAGAGGAAGCCATTGGCCTAGTTTTAAAGAGCATGACCAAGAAGGGACAACTGACAAGGTCTAGGTTGGATAATTGGCAGCACGctggaatttttttttctttcttttttctgcTGTATGACTAGCAATGGAAAGTTGATTTGTAGTCTTGATCATGGGGATTGATGCGAGCGATTAGttcttgaaagaaaaaaaaaggtagTGTTTAGAGATTCTTTTTTCCGCGCGAAGCGTGTTTGACTGGATAACAGATTACTTACAGTGGAAGAGAATCGCATATAAGATTTCTAGAACTCGGTTAATGATCTTACTGTTCTACTCGATTTGATGCTGTGATCTGACTTGTATCTTTCGTTAACAGTTGCAACCTCATGATCGCCAAATAGCAGAGGGCTTATTGATTCATGTTCCTCGTCTCACTAAGCGCCACTGTCCCTTGACAGTTCTCTACAGTTGGAACAGCCAAATCATGATCATAACGCTATTCAGTATTATCTGAAAGTCACTATTCGAGATCTATATCGCCATTAATATATATGTTGGGAGAACATTTTGATTTGATTTACTCGGTCAGTGGAGTCGGTTGATACTTGGACGGGACTTTTAACTAGTGAGGTATGATTTAATTATGGATAGATGTAAATATTATTTCAGATTATATATATTGATCGTGTTCAGAAGTTGAGTCGAATGAAGATAAGTTTTGTTGTGCTaaaagttgacggagagtcgttgaGATGCTGAATCAGCGAGGTACCCCTTGGACAGGTTCGCACTAGCGGTTCTACGGAGAGAAAGGATCAGGATGATGACGCTATtgatctgcacacactcagacgagtccaccggtcgttagagactagaaaccaggaaaaa
Coding sequences within it:
- the LOC122016106 gene encoding transcription factor MYB24-like isoform X2 is translated as MSITEGKSLASTSKCEGMVELRRGPWTLDEDTLLIHYIACHGEGRWNLLARSSGLKRTGKSCRLRWLNYLKPDIKRGNLSPEEQLLILDLHSKWGNRWSRIAQHLPGRTDNEIKNYWRTRVQKQARQLKVDANSALFRDAVRSYWMNSATAQQLYQVPSSEDLVSGGVPLTEHNMFDEMTPRSDPVMISSGGGYCSVNKAYDVDPWNLAPMSASPATCSVSAHTTWSKNDVPDQSLWSMDELYDMLKSYMSGAESKFPLGDDSSS
- the LOC122016106 gene encoding transcription factor MYB24-like isoform X1 → MSITEGKSLASTSKCEGMVELRRGPWTLDEDTLLIHYIACHGEGRWNLLARSSGLYIYIGLKRTGKSCRLRWLNYLKPDIKRGNLSPEEQLLILDLHSKWGNRWSRIAQHLPGRTDNEIKNYWRTRVQKQARQLKVDANSALFRDAVRSYWMNSATAQQLYQVPSSEDLVSGGVPLTEHNMFDEMTPRSDPVMISSGGGYCSVNKAYDVDPWNLAPMSASPATCSVSAHTTWSKNDVPDQSLWSMDELYDMLKSYMSGAESKFPLGDDSSS